Proteins encoded within one genomic window of Methanosarcina barkeri str. Wiesmoor:
- the tpiA gene encoding triose-phosphate isomerase — MGLPFIVLNYKTYLQGTGQGAMEIAKACKAVSEESGVEIAVAPQLPDIYRVASEVALPVFSQHLDGIGAGSFTGHVFGKCIKEAGAVGTLINHSEKRLTLAEIEASLKAAKEFGLRSIICTNNVPTTAAAAVLGPDYVAIEPPELIGSGIPVSKADPEVVSGSVEAVAKINPRVKVLCGAGISKGEDLRAALDLGSQGVLLASGIVKATDPKAALEDLIRLI, encoded by the coding sequence TTGGGTTTACCATTCATTGTATTGAACTATAAGACTTATTTACAGGGTACAGGTCAGGGAGCAATGGAAATTGCAAAGGCCTGTAAAGCTGTATCCGAAGAGTCAGGTGTCGAGATAGCAGTAGCCCCGCAGCTTCCGGATATTTACAGGGTAGCCTCGGAAGTTGCGCTCCCGGTCTTCTCGCAGCATCTGGATGGGATAGGAGCAGGAAGCTTCACAGGCCACGTTTTTGGAAAATGCATAAAAGAGGCAGGTGCTGTAGGGACTCTGATCAACCACTCTGAAAAGCGTCTGACCCTTGCAGAGATTGAGGCATCGCTAAAGGCTGCAAAGGAATTCGGGCTCAGGTCAATTATCTGCACTAATAATGTCCCGACAACTGCAGCAGCGGCAGTCCTGGGGCCGGATTATGTTGCAATCGAGCCTCCCGAACTTATAGGGAGCGGAATCCCTGTCTCAAAAGCTGACCCTGAGGTTGTTAGCGGTTCGGTTGAGGCGGTTGCAAAAATTAATCCAAGGGTAAAGGTACTCTGTGGAGCCGGGATTTCCAAAGGTGAAGATCTAAGGGCAGCTCTTGACCTTGGTTCTCAAGGCGTGCTTCTGGCATCTGGAATTGTGAAAGCCACAGACCCAAAAGCCGCACTTGAAGACCTTATCCGTCTGATTTAA
- a CDS encoding HEAT repeat domain-containing protein, producing MNPSVPKIVLLLFTLTLVGVASGISEGNNENPNETTILDMNKSETQQDIKPPTLTLIGVASGISEGNDENLNETTILDMNESETQQAIEPLIKALGNDDIDSRKEARFALEEMGEEAVTPLIEVIDSENPETRCETALALGNIGGQEAEKAIIKLLKDEDPKVRSSAALALGNARSQRAEKQLIQALSDEDERVRSNSAWALGEIEKAGSSSEEDGWGGTLFSGKVENEKIVEALCLSLEDNNSEVRSSAAEALGKLGGEEAEESLIKALSDEDGKVRRNTVEALGKIGDKKATEPLIKALNDEDRETRKKAIVALGELREEKATEALIKALSDKDKDVRCTAAVELGEIGDQRAEKALISALSDEDPEVRSLVVESLGKIGEKESIGALVQQLKDPDQKVRNLTVQTLEETGDRNTKPIVQALKDKNNDVKQYAGDILVGIGKPAVEPLIEALSDNDTYTSCTAAWALGNIRDKRAIKPLIQNLSAENEETRLGCARALVEIGEPAVPDLIKSLENQNRTVRKYIVFTLIEIGDEKAVPGLEELFKEKTETSAEFTEKKGDEKVDQTLQKVVEEKDLNFRKEVAKAFEEIGNSETKPLINALEADPQNIKKYEEASGVNPEDKKASEKLLGALKREESYVRVSSILALGGMREKSSIEPLIEILVKDCNETKACAAFSLGEIGNKKAVEPLSLALKVDKYDNVKECSAISLGKIGDKRAVEPLIMALNENDSIKSCAVLALGEIGSPKAVKPLTQILSDENPEVRRNAALSLGAIGDQKAVKSLTVGLQDGDENVRVASAWALGNIGDATAVDVLNSAAIDGNETLRCTALEALGKINDPKAIGTLKKALEDDNSRIRISAVNALGEIKDEKATETLVKALGDNNKKVRDCASTILIDRKEEAVEPLIRGLSSENKNIRENSVFLLIDIGDERAVKPLTKYLKANTRAQPEIQENKT from the coding sequence ATGAATCCCTCAGTGCCTAAAATCGTACTGTTACTATTCACACTGACACTTGTTGGAGTTGCTTCCGGGATCAGCGAAGGCAACAATGAAAACCCCAATGAAACAACCATTTTAGATATGAATAAGTCAGAAACTCAACAGGATATAAAACCTCCCACACTGACACTGATTGGAGTTGCTTCCGGGATCAGCGAAGGCAACGATGAAAACCTCAATGAAACAACCATTTTAGATATGAATGAGTCAGAAACTCAACAAGCTATAGAGCCTCTGATAAAGGCATTAGGAAACGATGATATAGACTCCAGAAAGGAAGCCAGATTTGCCCTGGAAGAAATGGGAGAAGAAGCTGTAACTCCTCTTATAGAAGTTATCGACTCCGAAAACCCGGAAACAAGGTGTGAAACCGCTCTGGCTCTTGGAAATATTGGTGGACAAGAAGCAGAAAAAGCCATAATAAAGCTTTTGAAGGACGAAGACCCGAAGGTTAGAAGCAGTGCAGCTCTAGCACTTGGTAATGCAAGAAGCCAGAGAGCAGAAAAACAACTAATTCAGGCACTTTCAGATGAAGATGAAAGAGTGCGCTCCAATTCAGCCTGGGCTCTTGGAGAAATTGAAAAGGCAGGTTCTTCTTCAGAGGAAGATGGCTGGGGAGGTACCTTATTCTCAGGAAAGGTAGAAAATGAGAAAATTGTTGAGGCCCTCTGCCTGAGTCTCGAAGATAATAACAGTGAGGTAAGGTCCAGTGCAGCCGAAGCTCTAGGAAAACTTGGGGGAGAAGAAGCCGAAGAGTCTCTGATTAAGGCCCTTTCAGACGAGGACGGAAAAGTTCGAAGGAACACTGTGGAAGCCCTCGGAAAGATAGGGGATAAAAAAGCCACTGAACCCCTGATAAAAGCATTGAATGACGAAGACAGAGAGACAAGAAAGAAAGCCATTGTAGCTCTCGGAGAACTCCGAGAAGAGAAAGCAACAGAAGCCCTGATTAAGGCCCTTTCGGATAAAGATAAAGACGTCCGCTGTACTGCAGCTGTTGAATTGGGAGAAATTGGGGATCAGAGAGCCGAAAAAGCCCTGATAAGTGCTCTTTCAGATGAAGATCCTGAAGTAAGGAGTCTTGTCGTGGAATCTCTTGGAAAAATAGGAGAAAAAGAATCAATAGGAGCTCTAGTCCAGCAGTTAAAAGACCCTGACCAAAAAGTCAGAAATCTGACTGTACAAACACTCGAAGAAACAGGAGACAGAAACACCAAACCGATTGTCCAGGCATTAAAGGATAAAAATAATGACGTCAAGCAGTATGCTGGTGATATTCTTGTTGGAATCGGAAAACCAGCAGTTGAACCCCTTATAGAAGCCCTTTCAGATAATGATACATATACAAGCTGTACAGCCGCCTGGGCTCTTGGAAATATAAGAGATAAAAGAGCAATAAAACCTCTCATTCAAAATCTCTCGGCTGAAAATGAAGAAACAAGGCTGGGCTGTGCCAGAGCTCTTGTAGAAATAGGAGAACCTGCAGTTCCTGATTTGATAAAATCTCTTGAGAACCAGAATAGGACTGTTAGAAAATATATTGTTTTTACACTTATTGAAATTGGAGACGAGAAAGCTGTTCCAGGACTTGAGGAACTGTTTAAAGAAAAAACAGAAACTTCTGCTGAATTCACTGAAAAAAAAGGTGATGAAAAAGTAGACCAAACTCTCCAGAAAGTTGTAGAAGAAAAAGACCTGAACTTCCGGAAGGAAGTAGCAAAAGCCTTTGAAGAGATTGGAAACTCAGAAACAAAACCCCTCATCAATGCACTGGAAGCAGACCCGCAAAACATAAAAAAATACGAAGAGGCTTCCGGAGTTAATCCTGAAGATAAAAAAGCGTCAGAGAAACTCTTAGGGGCATTAAAACGTGAAGAGAGTTATGTGAGAGTCAGTTCTATACTTGCACTGGGAGGAATGAGAGAAAAAAGTTCTATCGAACCTCTTATTGAAATACTGGTCAAAGACTGCAATGAGACAAAAGCCTGTGCAGCCTTTTCTCTTGGAGAAATTGGAAACAAAAAGGCAGTAGAACCCTTATCACTTGCCTTGAAAGTGGATAAATACGACAATGTGAAAGAGTGTAGTGCCATTTCCTTAGGAAAAATCGGGGATAAAAGAGCAGTAGAACCCCTTATCATGGCTTTGAATGAAAACGATTCAATAAAAAGTTGCGCAGTCCTTGCTCTGGGAGAAATCGGAAGCCCGAAGGCAGTTAAACCCCTGACCCAGATACTATCCGATGAAAATCCCGAAGTACGGCGAAATGCAGCTCTTTCTCTGGGAGCAATAGGGGACCAAAAAGCAGTGAAATCTTTAACTGTAGGACTACAAGATGGAGACGAAAATGTGAGAGTCGCTTCAGCATGGGCTCTTGGAAATATAGGTGATGCCACAGCCGTGGACGTGCTCAATAGTGCTGCAATAGATGGAAATGAAACACTAAGATGCACTGCTTTAGAAGCTCTGGGTAAAATAAATGACCCAAAAGCAATTGGAACTCTTAAGAAAGCTCTTGAGGACGACAACTCCAGAATTCGAATCTCTGCTGTTAATGCTTTAGGAGAGATAAAAGACGAAAAAGCAACTGAAACACTTGTCAAAGCTTTGGGAGATAATAACAAAAAAGTAAGAGACTGCGCTTCAACGATCCTCATTGATAGAAAAGAAGAAGCAGTGGAACCTCTAATAAGAGGCCTGAGTAGTGAAAACAAGAATATCAGGGAGAACTCCGTATTTCTGCTAATTGACATTGGAGATGAAAGAGCAGTAAAACCTCTTACCAAGTACCTGAAGGCAAATACCAGAGCTCAACCTGAAATTCAAGAAAACAAAACTTAA